GCCTTCATCATCGTCGTAGACAAGCTCGACTTCGATTTCTTCCGGGGGAATTTTATGTTTTTGTGAATGATCAATGCAAATTGCATTTACAATATCCTGTTCGGACATCATTAATTCTGCCATGGATTAGCTTTCTCTCTTCTTGCTTTAAGGAGAGAGAAAACTCTCCGAATTAAGCTAATGATGAAGATTATTGCCAACATATTGATCAGAAAACCTAATACTGAACCTAATATGCCCATATTGGCGAAAAGACTTCCAAATAGAAGACCTGCAATCCCACCGACAAATAACCCGCGCATGAGACCTCCGGAGAAGAACCCGCCTTTTGAAGATTGGCTATTAGGAGATTTGGCAAAGGATGTATCGTCTTCCTGCTTCTTATCCACTTTCGGTTTTGATATGTTGTTCTGACTAGGGTTAAAGCTTTTCTTGCCTGATTTATATCTTTTCGCTTCAACAGTAGTAGCATGATCATTCAGTATAAAGCTACCGATTGGTGACATGACTATTGTCAAAGCAAGTAACGCAGATAGTAATTTCTTCAATCCATAAACCTCCATCAATATGTAAAATTCATCACTGTACAATTATAAGTAAAAAGTATATTGATGGCAAACAATCGGTTGTTTCGGTTTTAGGAAGAATGCAGATCATATTTGATCATGCATTCTTCCCATTCACTTACTCCTCTGGTTTAAACGTTTTGCAATTAGTATCTTCACTATCGTCTGCCTGATCACCGATTTCACTGACGACGTATATGACTTCGGCATGACAATTATTTCCTTCTCCCCAATATGTGCAGTTATTCACTTCACATAATATTTTCTGAGTCATCCTATCACCTCCGTATCCGTAGCCTTCCACCAAATCCACGAATAATGCTTACCTGTATTTGAGCATTGTAAGTGATAAAATGACATAAAGAGGAGGGGTTTTATTGAAGCGTCTAACTGATCATCTAATCGTCATATCTTTCGACTGTTTATCCTCTTTGGATATGCCTTTACTGGAAACATTGCCGAACTTCCGGAAGCTATTATCAGGAGCAGCCAAATGCAAACAAGTCAATACGATATATCCATCTGTTACTTACTCATGCCATACATCGATAATTACTGGAAATTACCCGATTCAACACCGAATAACAACGAATACATTGCTGCAACCGGGTAAAAAATCGCCGGATTGGTATTGGCAAAGAAGAAATATAAAAGGTACGACATTATTTGATGAGGCAAATAAGGCTGGTATGAAAACGGCGGCTTTGCTATGGCCGGTCACTGCCAGGGCTAACATTGATTTTCATATACCAGAAATCTTCGCTAACCGGCCTTGGCATTCCCAAGTTGTAGTATCACTTGTCAACGGCAGTTTGCTTTATACGATCCGCATGAATCAGCTCTATGGGCATATGCGAAAGGGGATTCAGCAACCGTGGCTCGATGATTTTGTTACAGCCGCTGCAGTACATACCATTACGTCAAAGAAACCCGATCTACTACTAATCCATTTAGTCGATCTCGATTTCCAAAGGCACATCCATGGATTTGCTTCAAAGGAGGCAGATGAGGCTTTACGCCGACATGATGAAAGATTAGGTGATGTCTTTCAGGCATTAGAAGAGAGTGGAATCGCCGAAAAATCGACCATCGTCGCTCTTGGTGATCATAGTTCCATTGATATATCGAAGGTGATCAAGTTAAATGTTTTATTGGAAGAAAGCGGGCTCATCAAAGTGAATAAAAAAGGACAAGTGAAAAGTTGGAGGGCGTTTTGCAAAAGTAATGATGGGTCGGCGTACATTTATTTGAATGATCCTGAAGATAGACATGCCGAAGAAAAAGTTCAAGCAATTTTGCATTCGATGATGAGGAATCCGGAAAATGGTATAGAGTTCGTTTTATCAGGAAAGGAAGCAAGTGAGACAGGAGCAGATAACGAAGCTGATTTCATGCTTGAAGCACGTGCAGGTTTTTATTTCACAGAAGAGCTCGATGGGGAAGCGTTTAGTGAAATTACTGAGGAAGATCTCGCAGTTGGTAGATATTCAAAGGCGGTATACGGGTATTCACCACTTAAGCCGGATTATGAGACTGTATTTATCGCTAAAGGGAGCGGGATAACTCCTGATGTTGAAATTCCAACTATGAGCTTGGTCGATGAAGGACCTACGTTTGCTAGAATTTTAGGACTAGATTTAGGAGAAACGGATGGAAGAATTTTGCATGAAATTCTCGAAAGCTGAGAATACCCGGAAATGGTTGATTCATTCCCGGGTTTCTTCTTCGTCTGAGAGATTTTCATGTAGCAATGATACAGGAATAAACAAACCGACCTTGCCATGTTCCTTATGATCCATTGTAGCAAAAATGATACCGATAACTTTTCCGTCTTCATTTAATACAGGGCTCCCGCTATTTCCTCGATAGACAGGTGCTTTGATCATCATTACTTCATCTGACCAACCGGTAAGCTTTATCGGTGCCAAAATGGAACCTTCATTTGCAATCCCTTTGAAGCTTAGTGGATTTCCGATAAAGGTAAGTGGGTCATTATTGTCCATCTTGCTGGAATGATCTATTTCGAGGAAGGGAAGCTCGCTGCCGTGTACTTCAAGTACCGCCACATCAATAGTTGGAAAGGTTTCTTTTACGGTAGCTTCATATCTTCCGTCATCAGGGAAAACAACCGATACCGATCGGTTTTCTTCCACGACATGATAGTTGGTGAGGATGGTTCCATCGCTTGAAACGGAGAAGCCAGTTCCTTTACCATCTTCAGTTACGACAACGACTACGGATTTTTTAAACTCTGCGATATCCTCACTTTTGGATAATGAAGCAGACGTCATTAGAAAATCAATTGCCGGAATCGAAAAGATCTGAAAAAGTCCTGCGAATGTGCTAAGAAAGAGCATAATTGATAGCAGCCAGATGAACGACTTCGGGATTTCTTTCTTTGGAATCGCATCATCCTGCTGTTGCATTAAGGCTTCCTGTTGTGCCTGCAAAACAAGTAGATGCATTTCTTCTTCGCTCAACTCTTCAGCGTATTGTTCGTCATTTTCCGTATGTTCATCATTCTTTTCAACTGTCATTTGGCGTCACTTCCCCTACTCACATGTTTGTACATTACTACTAGTATAGCAGTGAATCGTGATGTGCATATAATGGCACAAACTAGTAAGGAACTCCATATGTATAGAGGTGAAAGGGGAGACCAGCTTGGTAACATTGACACCAATACTTATCGGAGGGTATTCGTTTACAGCAGTAACTGTCCGTTTGCCGAAAACAACCTTATTGACCGTGTCGAATGAAAAAGGCTATATCATGTGCGGCGCCTTGGATGTAGGACTGCTGAATAATGTTTTAGCAGATCGTAAAATAGTCGCCGGAAGGGCTGTCGGGGTAAAAACAATTGAGCAATTACTGAAAGCGCCGCTTGAATCGGTTACATTAGAAGCAGAGGCACTAGGTATTCACACTGGAATGATTGGAGGAGAAGCATTGTTGAAAATGCGCTAATGATAAAAAGCCCCGTATCGCGAATGCGATACGGGGCTTTTTATCATTAGCGGTTGTCGTTACGGTTGTTGCGGTTGTTTCTGTCGTTGTTGTTGTTGTTGTTGTTGTTGTTGTTGTTGTTATTTCTGTCGTTACGGTTGTTGTTGTTGTTGTTGTTGTTTAAGAAATCATCGGCAAATTCTGTGTTTCTGTTGTTGTTGTTGTTTCTGTCGTTGCGGTTGTTCTGGTTATTGTCTCGGTTTTGGCGATTTTCTGGCATGTGTAAGACATCTCCTTCAGATTTTTTGTTAAGTGAAATGAATTCACTTACATGATGTATGATGTCCCTTCAACATAAAAATATCCGTTTCCTTTTTTTTGTCTAAGTAAAAACCATCACCCAATATGGATGATGGTTGTCGTTAGATATAATAAAAGCCGCCTTTGCCGTATCGTTAATCATGAAAGTTTTAAACCACCACTCCTCAAAGTGGGTGTTCGCAAGGACGATCCTGTCCGTCCTGATTGATAATGAATCAGGCATACCATTCCAGTCCCGATATAAAACTCCCTTTTACAGCTTAAAGGTTAAAACTTAATGTGAATACGAACAATGCAGCTTATGTATTTATATTACACGTTAATTTGAAAAATATCAATGAAAATATATTCCAGTCATTTTTCCGTCGGAATGTTATCTGTTTGTTTCAGTCGGTTACAGGGAAAGATATGGAGGAATTCCATTGAAGGAGAGTGATTCCGGTGAATCGAATATTTACTCTGCTTGTGTTCATCGGTGTACCGCTAATCATTATTGGTTCGATTATGGACTGGCCGGATATTCCGATATTCATCATTAGTTGTGTTAGCATCATCGCGCTTGCAGGATTTATTGGGAGAGCTACAGAAAGCCTTGCGATTGTTAGCGGTCCGAGAGTCGGCGGATTATTAAACGCAACATTCGGCAATGCTGTCGAATTGATCATTTCCATTTTTACACTGAAAGCAGGCTTAATAGGGATTGTATTAGCCTCTTTAACCGGATCGGTTCTTGGGAATCTTTTACTCGTACTGGGCGTGTCGTTTTTTGCAGGAGGCATTAAATTCAAAACGCAAAAATTCGGTATCCACGACGCTAGGTACAATTCGGGATTACTGATCTTCGCGGTCATTGTAGCGTTTGTCATTCCTGAGATATTCACACAAACAATGGATCAGACGAATACAATTTCGTTAAGTATTGGCATTTCCATCATATTGATCACTTTATATCTTGCGGGCCTGTTTTTCAAGCTTGTTACTCACAGAGGCGTTTTTTCATCGGCAGATACAGAGAGGCAAGAAGAGGAGACTCCTGAATGGACTAGAAAGAAATCCATTGTCATATTGCTGTTATCTACAATTGCCGTGGCTTATGTTTCTGAACAGCTCGTACATACATTCGAGACGCTTGGGGAGAAGTTCGGTTGGTCTGAGTTGTTTATCGGTGTTATTATCGTGGCGATTGTCGGGAATGCGGCAGAGCATTTTTCCGCCATTACAATGGCAATGAAGAACAGGATGGACGTAGCAGTGGAAATTGCGGTCGGCTCAACTTTGCAAGTTGCAATGTTTGTTGCTCCGATACTTGTATTAATATCTCTGATGATGCCCGAATCAATGCCACTCGTTTTTACTATACCTGAACTCGTCGCCATGGTCACTGCTACATTTCTTGTCATCAACCTCTCGAACGACGGCGAGTCCAACTGGTTTGAAGGCCTGACATTGCTAGCCGCTTATCTGATTATCGGCATAGGGTTTTATCTATTATAATAGAAGATGCTTACCAACGAACTAAAAGTGGTATAGACGGACAGGGAGGGATGACATGATGTTAGTTCAAATCGGCGTTTTTTTAATAGCAATTTCCTTTGCCATTTTTGCGATCGCTCTGTCGAAATTGCTTCTTCGCGCATCATCAGGCGTCAAGGCAATCCGGACTGCCACAGGAGAAATGGAGTCCAAATTGGACGGAACACTTCAAGCACTCGAGGGGACATTAGACGAAACGAATAGAACGATTTCGGATATGGACGGAAAATTGAATGCACTTAACAGTGTATTTCTATCTGTGGAGAAATTTGGTGGTGCGGCCAACATAGTAGGTGAGGAATTGAATGAATTGACCGAAACGTATGTTGAAAAAGCAGACATGAGTGGTGTAAAACCGTTTATCCGGACTATCCAAAGCGCCGAATTTGCAAAAATATTACTGGAATCATGGAAGCGCGGACGGAGTTTATCTGAAACTAGGAAGGAGAGAGCATATTGAGTTTAACCGGGATTGGTGTTTTATTAATAGGAATAGCATTTCTTATACTATCCATATATCTTGCCAGGGTGCTTAAAAATACGGCTTCCATTTTGGAAGGTGTTGGCCGCACCGTCGATCATTTGCCAAATCAGCTTGATGATGTCTTACATGAAACAGGAAAGATGATACAAAATTCCAATGATACGTTAGCGGATGTGAATGAAAAGCTAGGAACGTTGACACCACTCTTCCAGATCGTAGGAGATGTAGGGGAATCGACGAGAAAACTTGCATCATCCGCGAATGACATTGCAGGAGCCGTCAAAAAGAAGGCGCAATCGGTCGACGAGGAAACGCGCAATAAACGGCTGGATGGATTATATGGAGCATCTGCACTTGTCTATTATGTCATTCGAAACAGCAGGAATCATAAAAAAGACTATATGCTGAGGCCATCTCCATCTTCATTATATATATCTGGTGAACAGCGAGTGTTTGACATCGATAGGATGAAAGAGGAAGCGAAAGAGGCTGCAAGGGAAGGGAAGTACGTAATCAGTGACAAGTAAAAGCGATGGAGGATCAATTATCCTCCATCGCTATTTTATCTTTATTTCCTCTGAGAAAGAAGATGAACGAAAGTATGCCATAGATACCTTCGTACTTTTCACGAGTAGTAAAATCTGAGGCTTTACTCGTTTTATCCTTCAATGCATTCATTTTTTCAATGGCACTAAGGGTGAGTTTTCGTGTCGCAGTGCCTGTATCCCCGATAATATGGAAGAAAGGGCTGACCTCTTTCACTTGTTCATTGACAGTAGCGATTGTCGCATTACCCAATTGCATCACTTCGGCTGTTTGTTTAGAAAGGTCATCTACCATTCGAGGCAGACGATCTGTCGTCTGTTTCAACCCGTCCAATGCATCGGACATTTTACGTAAAGGTTTGATTAGAAAACATGTGAGTGTCAAGAATGCAATGCCTATGAGTAAAACCCCAATACCGAGCCAGTCCATATTCATCACCTCCGTATGTACTCTTCTTTATGTTCCTTCCACTTTTTGTGGTGAAGGGAGCTGCTTCATCTTTTGCTGGTCGTTAGAATCTTGCTTCAGTTTTTCGGATTTGAATTTGAAGTAAACCCTGGAAGCCCCTTCCGTCAATGCTGTCAACTTCTCCATCAATTCAAGATGTTTTGGATTTGGTGAAGCGATTTGCTGTGAAATTGACTGGAACGAACGTTTAAGATTTTCGGAAGATTTTTCGATGTGCTGGGCTGATTGTGCAACGCTTTCCATGCTTTGAACCTTGCTTTCCACATCAGCAGCAATTCTGTTGGTTCTTGCCATCAGTTGTTCGGATTTCGTTGTGATGCCACTAATCTTATTTTCCATCCTTGCAATTGTTTCGGATACTTCACTCATTGTCGTTTTTACATTCCGTAGAGCGACGATGAAGAAGATGGCAATCAGTAACAAGGATACAGCTGCTATGATTGCACTACTATAAAGAAGAATCTCCATTCTACTATCAACTCCATTCCATTGCTTTTGCATTTACCTATTCGGTACCACTCTTTCCAATCGAATAAACCTTAGACGAATCAGAATGAATAGAAGAATAAAGCGGCAAGCATACATAGAATGATTGGCAATCCCGAACGGAAGAAGAAAGACGGTTTCATCGATATGACTTCAGAGGGTGGGCGCATGGATACTAATTCACTTTGGACATGTTTAGGGGAAAGTACCTTTTTCATACTTGTAGAAAAGAAATCAAAAAAGCCGGACTGTAACACTGAAACAAGGATTCCAATGAAGAGAAACAAGGATCCTAGGTAGAATGAAACATTAATATAATCTAGAATTGTCAGCTTCTTATAAAATATTAACACAAGTACCAATATTAATAATTGGTTTACAATAATGTTCAAAACAATTTTCTTCATATTCCAACCTCTTTTTTCTCGTTTATATTATTTATTATTTATGTATATTATATCATTCGGCGAAAGAATGCAATTTAAGGAAAAGTCACTCATTACAAGCTTCCAAGGGTATGTAAGTAGAATAATATGATTTGTGTATCACTTATAATTATGTTGTTTCAGAAAAAAACATAAAAAAAGACTTTGACTTAAGATGTTTTGAATGTATAATAAAAAGTGATAATTCTTCAGACAATTACAAAAGGGGAGGTCAAAGATTTGAAAACTAACAAATGGCTTTTGCTAGTCGCTTTATCACTAGTGCTCAGCTTAGTTCTTGCTGCTTGTGGAAACAAGGACAAGGATGAAGACAAAACTGCTGCACCTGATAAAGAAGACGAAAAAGCAACAGAACAACCAACAGAAGAAGCCGGCGAGCCGGACGCAGAACAAGTTGTGAACTTGATAGAATCTGCAGCAATTCCATCTGTTGACTCCGCAATCGTGGAAGATGCAGTAGGATTCAATGTATTGAACAACGTAAATGAAGGGTTGTACCGTTTAAACCTTGAAAACATTGCAGAACCGGCAATGGCAGCAGAGGAAGCAGAAGTAAGTGAGGATGGTCTAACGTACACATTCAAACTTCGTGATGCAAAATGGTCCGACGGAACACCTGTAACTGCGCATGATTTCGTATTTGCATGGCAACGTGCAATCGATCCTGCAACCGGATCACCTTATGGTCCGTTCATGATGTCTGGAGTTATCAAAAATGCAACAGCAATCAGTGAAGAGAAAATGGAGAAGTCGGAACTTGGCGTAGTTGCCGAAGACGACAAAACATTGGTCGTAACATTGGAACGCCCAGTGCCTTACTTCTTATCACTAATGTCATTCGGAACATTCTACCCTCAAAAAGAGGAATTCGTTACATCTAAAGGCGATGCATATGCAACGAACTCAGATAACTTGCTTTACAACGGTCCTTTCGTTCTTACTGAGTGGGATGGAACTGGAGATAGCTGGGTATACAAAAAGAACGAACATTACTGGGATGCAGAGAACGTAAAACTTGAAACTATCAACGTAGATGTAGTTAAAGATTCTGCAACTGCAGTTAAACTTTACAACGATGGAAAGAAAGACCGCGCAGGAGTTTCAGGAGACTTGGCTCTTCAATATGGAACTCATGAAGAAGCTGTAAACGAGTCGGACACTGCTGTGTTCTACTTCAAATTTAACCAAGAGCGCAATGGTGAAAAAACACCGCTTGCAAACGTTAATATCCGTAAAGCACTAGCAAAATCTTTTGAGAAAGAAGATTTGGCTGACGTTGTTCTTGCAAACGGATCAACTGCTGCAAACTTCTTAGTACCAAGAGACTTCGCATACGATGAAAGCGGAACAGACTTCCGTGACATCAGCGGAGACCACCTTGTATACAATGTGGAAGAAGCTAAAGAATACTGGGCAAAAGGATTGGAAGAACTAGGTGTATCTGAATTGGAATTTGAAATCCTAGGCGGAGACACTGAACTGTCCAAGAAGATGAATGAGTATTTCAAAGCACAACTTGAAGGCAACCTAGAAGGATTGACAATCAAGTTGAAAGAAGTTCCATTTGCAGTACGTTTGGAGCTTGATGGAAACCAAGACTACGATATCCAAGTTTCTGGATGGGGTCCTGACTTCCAAGATCCAATTTCATTCATGGATTTGTTCGTTACAGATGGCACTAACAACTTGATGTCCTTCTCGAACAAAGAGTACGATGAGTTGATTGAAGCTACTAAAGATGAGCTTGCATTAGATCCTGCAGCACGTTACGAAGCATTTGCGAAGGCTGAAAAAATCCTTCTCGAAGACGAAGCTGCAATCGCACCAATCTACCAACGTGGTTTGATCCAACTTCAAAAGCCGTACTTCAAAGGACTTGGAATTCATCCTTTCGGAGCTGATCACAGCTACAAATGGGCTTATATCTCTGGTAAAGAGTAAGTAAGCATTGGCAGTTTAATTAGAAATGAGAGTATATGGCGGAAAATCCATATACTCTCTTTTTACTAACAGGAAATAAAGTGAAAGTTTGTAAGTGTTTTCATTTTGAAAAGAAATTGATTATTCAATTTGACATAAATCAAACTCACGTACTTTGGAGGTGCAACGTGGTTAAGTATATTGGAAAACGACTCGTTTACATGTTCCTTACGATGTTCCTGATCGCTACTGCAACGTTTTTCTTAATGCAAACGCTACCAGGTTCACCGATTGCTTCTTACAACAAGCTGAACGAAACGCAACGGGCAATTGTGGAAAAGAAATACGGCATCGATAAACCGAAGCCTGTTCAATACGCTATTTATATGAAAAACCTGGCCAAAGGAGATTTGGGAACATCTTTCGTATTTAAAGGGAAGAGTGTTAACGACCTATTGGCTACGAGAGTGAAACCTTCCTTCATATTGGGAGCGCAGGCGATGGTATTTGGAACAATCATAGGGATTTTGTTAGGAATGCTCGCCGCCTTGAAGCAGAATACAATATGGGATTACGGTAGCACGTTCTTTGCGATATTAGGGGTATCGATACCTTCTTTCGTATTCGCTTCATTGCTGCAGTATTGGGTAGCTTCTCAATGGCATTTGTTGCCGGTCGGTCTATGGAACGATGGTTGGAAATCAAGTATTCTACCATCCATCGCATTGGCGATGGGACCGCTTGCATTATCTGCACGTTTCATCCGTACTGAAATGATTGAAGTGCTGAGCTCCGATTATATTACGTTAGCAAAAGCGAAAGGTGCGAACGGTTTTGAAATCGCGTTTAAACATGCATTCAGAAACGCGCTAATTCCTCTCGTTACAGTATTAGGGCCGGTAGCAGCCGGTATTGTAACCGGTTCCTTAGTTGTAGAACAGATCTTTGCGATTCCAGGAATCGGGGAGCAGTTCGTATCTTCCATCATGACGAATGACTTTGCAACAATCATGGGTACGACACTATTCTTCTCTGCATTGTTGATATTCATTATCTTCATTGTGGACCTTCTGTACGGAATCATTGATCCGCGAATCCGGTTGTCTGGAGGTAAAGGTTAATGCGAAAAGATGAACTTCAACAATTGCCGCCGGAAAAATTCGAGCGCATTACAATTGATAGCAGTAGGGCTGAACGGATTACTAAACCAAGTTTAAGTTTTTGGCAAGATGCTTGGCTGAGGCTGCGAAAAAATAAAGCGGCCATCGTCAGCATGGTCATCCTAATCTTACTTATCATCATGGCTTTGATAGGACCGCATCTAAATGGTCATGATGGCGAAACACAAATACTACGACACGCTAACTTACCGCCAAAAATTCCCGGCGTTGAGAATTTGGGGATATTTGACGGCATGGGTCAATTAGGCGGCGAGAAAGTAAATTTGTATGAAATTAAAAAAGTGGATGAGTATTATTGGTTCGGAACTGATGGACTTGGTAGAGACTTGTTCACCCGCGTTTGGGAAGGAACTCAAATTTCTTTATTGATCGCATTCGTTGCTGCGGCAATCGATGTGGTCATCGGGGTCCTTTATGGAGGTATATCAGGTTATTTCGGCGGCCGTGTCGACGATGTCATGCAACGGATTGTCGAAATATTGATTGGTATCCCAACACTTATTATCGTAATCTTGATGCTATTAATAATGGAGCCGGGTTTAACCGCCATTATCATTGCGATATCGATTACAGGGTGGATTGGCATGTCCCGTATCGTACGTGCCCAAACCTTGAAATATAGAGGGCAAGAATTTGTACTTGCATCACGTACATTAGGAGCAAGCGACAAGCGAATAATCGGGAAACATTTATTGCCGAATATTATGGGGATTATCATCATTAATACAATGTTCACAATACCGACTGCTATTTTCTTTGAAGCGTTCTTAAGCTTTATCGGGCTTGGTCTGCAGCCACCTAACGCTTCATTAGGTACATTGATCAATGATGGCTACAAAGTGATGGAACACCAGCCGTATTTCCTATTGTTCCCAGCCGTGATCATCAGTGTCTTGATGATTGCTTTTAACTTGATCGGTGACGGACTGCGCGATGCGCTTGACCCGAAAATGAAAGATTGATTGGAGGAAAGCCAAGATGGAAAAAATATTGCAAGTAAAAGACTTGGAGCTTTCCTTCCACACGTTCGCCGGTGAAGTGAAAGCAATCCGAGGAGTCAGCTTTGATTTGATCAAAGGAGAAACATTAGCCATTGTCGGTGAGTCGGGTTCCGGTAAATCGGTGACAACGAAATCGATAATGCGCTTGTTGCCCGAGTCGAGCTCTGAATTTAAAAATGGGGAAATTCTTTTTAATGGAAATGACTTGACGAAACTTTCTGATGGTCAAATGCAGAAAATTAGAGGGAAAGAGATTTCAATGATTTTCCAGGATCCGATGACTTCGTTGAATCCGACAATGACAATCGGCAAGCAGGTTATGGAGCCGATTTTAAAGCACCAAAAAGTTAGCAAGGCAAAAGCGAAGGAAGTTTGCATTGACTTATTGCGCATGGTAGGTATACCAAATCCGGAAACGCGAATTAAAATGTACCCGCATCAATTTTCTGGCGGACAAAGACAGCGGATCGTCATTGCGATAGCACTCGCTTGTAATCCGAAAGTATTGATTGCGGATGAACCGACGACTGCACTTGATGTTACGATACAGGCACAAATCCTTGAATTGATGAAGGACATTCAGAAAAAAGTCGATACGTCGATTATTTTCATTACACACGACCTCGGTGTTGTTGCAAACGTGGCAGACCGAGTGGCTGTCATGTATGGCGGGCGGATTGTGGAAGTGGGAACAGTGGATGAGATATTCTACAACCCGCAGCATCCATATACTTGGGGACTTCTCAGCTCGATGCCGTCTATGGATTTGGCTGATGAAAAGCTCTATGCGATTCCAGGCACTCCGCCTGATCTGTTGAATCCTCCTGTTGGAGATGCATTTGCACTAAGAAGTGAATATGCATTGCAAATTGATATGGAGCAAGCCCCGCCGATGTTCAAAGTTAGCGACACACATTATGCAGCGACTTGGCTGCTTCATCCGAATGCACCGCAAGTCGATCCTCCTAAGACGATTATCGAGAGGATGAAGACGTTCCGGGGAAGCAGATACTATGAACAAACGACTGGAGGTGATGCATGATGGTGGAGAAATTGCTTGAAGTGAAAAACTTGAAACAATATTTTAATGCCGGTAAACCATCCGAAGTCCGGGCAATCGACGATATCAGCTTTGATATATATCGTGGAGAGACATTTG
The sequence above is drawn from the Sporosarcina luteola genome and encodes:
- the opp3b gene encoding oligopeptide ABC transporter permease, encoding MVKYIGKRLVYMFLTMFLIATATFFLMQTLPGSPIASYNKLNETQRAIVEKKYGIDKPKPVQYAIYMKNLAKGDLGTSFVFKGKSVNDLLATRVKPSFILGAQAMVFGTIIGILLGMLAALKQNTIWDYGSTFFAILGVSIPSFVFASLLQYWVASQWHLLPVGLWNDGWKSSILPSIALAMGPLALSARFIRTEMIEVLSSDYITLAKAKGANGFEIAFKHAFRNALIPLVTVLGPVAAGIVTGSLVVEQIFAIPGIGEQFVSSIMTNDFATIMGTTLFFSALLIFIIFIVDLLYGIIDPRIRLSGGKG
- the opp3C gene encoding oligopeptide ABC transporter permease, producing the protein MRKDELQQLPPEKFERITIDSSRAERITKPSLSFWQDAWLRLRKNKAAIVSMVILILLIIMALIGPHLNGHDGETQILRHANLPPKIPGVENLGIFDGMGQLGGEKVNLYEIKKVDEYYWFGTDGLGRDLFTRVWEGTQISLLIAFVAAAIDVVIGVLYGGISGYFGGRVDDVMQRIVEILIGIPTLIIVILMLLIMEPGLTAIIIAISITGWIGMSRIVRAQTLKYRGQEFVLASRTLGASDKRIIGKHLLPNIMGIIIINTMFTIPTAIFFEAFLSFIGLGLQPPNASLGTLINDGYKVMEHQPYFLLFPAVIISVLMIAFNLIGDGLRDALDPKMKD
- a CDS encoding peptide ABC transporter substrate-binding protein encodes the protein MKTNKWLLLVALSLVLSLVLAACGNKDKDEDKTAAPDKEDEKATEQPTEEAGEPDAEQVVNLIESAAIPSVDSAIVEDAVGFNVLNNVNEGLYRLNLENIAEPAMAAEEAEVSEDGLTYTFKLRDAKWSDGTPVTAHDFVFAWQRAIDPATGSPYGPFMMSGVIKNATAISEEKMEKSELGVVAEDDKTLVVTLERPVPYFLSLMSFGTFYPQKEEFVTSKGDAYATNSDNLLYNGPFVLTEWDGTGDSWVYKKNEHYWDAENVKLETINVDVVKDSATAVKLYNDGKKDRAGVSGDLALQYGTHEEAVNESDTAVFYFKFNQERNGEKTPLANVNIRKALAKSFEKEDLADVVLANGSTAANFLVPRDFAYDESGTDFRDISGDHLVYNVEEAKEYWAKGLEELGVSELEFEILGGDTELSKKMNEYFKAQLEGNLEGLTIKLKEVPFAVRLELDGNQDYDIQVSGWGPDFQDPISFMDLFVTDGTNNLMSFSNKEYDELIEATKDELALDPAARYEAFAKAEKILLEDEAAIAPIYQRGLIQLQKPYFKGLGIHPFGADHSYKWAYISGKE
- a CDS encoding ABC transporter ATP-binding protein; translation: MEKILQVKDLELSFHTFAGEVKAIRGVSFDLIKGETLAIVGESGSGKSVTTKSIMRLLPESSSEFKNGEILFNGNDLTKLSDGQMQKIRGKEISMIFQDPMTSLNPTMTIGKQVMEPILKHQKVSKAKAKEVCIDLLRMVGIPNPETRIKMYPHQFSGGQRQRIVIAIALACNPKVLIADEPTTALDVTIQAQILELMKDIQKKVDTSIIFITHDLGVVANVADRVAVMYGGRIVEVGTVDEIFYNPQHPYTWGLLSSMPSMDLADEKLYAIPGTPPDLLNPPVGDAFALRSEYALQIDMEQAPPMFKVSDTHYAATWLLHPNAPQVDPPKTIIERMKTFRGSRYYEQTTGGDA